The Nocardioides campestrisoli genome includes a window with the following:
- a CDS encoding DUF5926 family protein, with translation MAKKSRTKSQPAASGEAGAVGPRQPCPCGSGKRYKACHGAAGGASPYVARPFEGLPSECDLIALRELVPAATAPLTLREGVAPEGWSGSVRLCSLLPMAAPAMVREGGDVWLGLQVQHQYGDPSRDLGAVLELALERAAAGESGIVGLTADPGPGKRLQDLVVDEPLEITVHEGFGYWLDDVPERDATMQAALEQADEAASPTARLASVEAAYWTNVGPKEHLRWVMPHDEDSLLTALARLHAAGKDSVAEGSRLVGMFRAHGLLAPVWDLPVGTGAEVLEEPARRFAADLEAALADESELTAEQRSARAGLANRQVTIR, from the coding sequence ATGGCCAAGAAGTCACGCACCAAGTCCCAGCCCGCAGCGTCCGGGGAGGCGGGTGCGGTCGGCCCCCGGCAGCCCTGCCCCTGCGGCTCGGGCAAGCGCTACAAGGCCTGCCACGGCGCGGCCGGCGGCGCCTCCCCGTACGTCGCCCGCCCATTCGAGGGCCTGCCGAGCGAGTGCGACCTGATCGCGCTGCGCGAGCTGGTGCCGGCGGCGACCGCGCCCCTGACGCTGCGCGAGGGCGTGGCGCCCGAGGGCTGGTCCGGTTCGGTCCGGCTCTGCTCGCTGCTGCCGATGGCGGCCCCGGCGATGGTCCGCGAGGGCGGCGACGTCTGGCTGGGCCTGCAGGTCCAGCACCAGTACGGCGACCCGTCGCGGGACCTGGGGGCCGTCCTGGAGCTGGCGCTGGAGCGCGCGGCCGCCGGGGAGAGCGGGATCGTCGGCCTGACCGCCGACCCGGGCCCCGGGAAGCGGCTGCAGGACCTGGTGGTCGACGAGCCGCTGGAGATCACCGTGCACGAGGGCTTCGGCTACTGGCTCGACGACGTGCCGGAGCGGGACGCGACGATGCAGGCGGCGCTGGAGCAGGCCGACGAGGCCGCCAGCCCGACGGCCCGGCTCGCGAGCGTCGAGGCGGCGTACTGGACCAACGTCGGCCCCAAGGAGCACCTGCGCTGGGTGATGCCGCACGACGAGGACAGCCTGCTCACCGCGCTGGCCCGGCTGCACGCCGCCGGCAAGGACTCGGTGGCCGAGGGCTCGCGCCTGGTCGGCATGTTCCGGGCGCACGGGCTGCTGGCCCCGGTCTGGGACCTGCCGGTCGGCACCGGCGCCGAGGTGCTGGAGGAGCCGGCCCGCCGGTTCGCCGCCGACCTGGAGGCGGCGCTGGCCGACGAGAGCGAGCTGACCGCCGAGCAGCGGTCCGCCCGCGCGGGCCTCGCGAACCGCCAGGTCACCATCCGCTGA
- a CDS encoding glycerophosphodiester phosphodiesterase — protein MRPQVVAHRGASHEKAEHTLAAYIAALDAGAEALECDVRLTSDGHLVCVHDRNLRRTAETRGLVSTMSLAELDELDFARWKNPWADLDDEAPEEDVSHRKVLTLRRLLEMVRDYPQRVEIAIETKHPVRYGGLVERRVVQMLEEFGWAGAGSPARVMSFSWSALQRVERMAPELELVMLIEKAHHWPMLRRVIGDGWSVGPGITELRDHPGLAKRLVASGRDIHVWTVNTKAELALCEELGVRAVISDRPAYMLDLLDGR, from the coding sequence ATGAGACCTCAGGTCGTCGCCCACCGGGGCGCCAGCCACGAGAAGGCCGAGCACACGCTGGCCGCCTACATCGCGGCGCTGGACGCCGGGGCCGAGGCGCTGGAGTGCGACGTCCGACTGACCTCCGACGGTCACCTGGTCTGCGTGCACGACCGCAACCTGCGGCGGACCGCGGAGACCAGGGGACTCGTCTCCACGATGAGCCTGGCCGAGCTCGACGAGCTCGACTTCGCCCGGTGGAAGAACCCGTGGGCGGACCTCGACGACGAGGCTCCCGAGGAGGACGTCTCGCACCGCAAGGTGCTGACCCTGCGGCGACTGCTGGAGATGGTGCGCGACTACCCCCAGCGGGTGGAGATCGCGATCGAGACCAAGCACCCGGTGCGATACGGCGGGCTGGTCGAGCGGCGGGTGGTGCAGATGCTGGAGGAGTTCGGCTGGGCCGGCGCGGGTTCGCCGGCCCGGGTGATGAGCTTCTCCTGGTCCGCGCTGCAGCGGGTCGAGCGGATGGCACCCGAGCTGGAGCTGGTGATGCTGATCGAGAAGGCGCACCACTGGCCGATGCTGCGCCGGGTGATCGGCGACGGCTGGAGCGTGGGTCCCGGGATCACCGAGCTGCGCGACCACCCGGGGCTGGCCAAGCGGCTGGTGGCCAGCGGCCGCGACATCCACGTGTGGACGGTGAACACCAAGGCGGAGCTGGCGCTGTGCGAGGAGCTCGGCGTCCGGGCGGTGATCTCCGACCGCCCGGCCTACATGCTGGACCTGTTGGACGGCAGGTAG
- a CDS encoding DUF2243 domain-containing protein, with translation MTYSATGSPAGLPSDTTPEPPSRGPGILLGLGLGGFVDGIVLHQILQWHHMVSDVEPVDTVAGLEVNTLADGFFHLGTWFLVVGGLVALIATWRQGRMAPSWSFQLGLLVMGWGIFNLVEGLVNHQLLGVHHVRDDLGAPLSWDLGFLASGVLLTALGWLWHRRGAAALEKTRDTSPEI, from the coding sequence ATGACGTACTCAGCCACCGGCTCCCCTGCCGGCCTCCCGAGCGACACGACCCCCGAGCCGCCCTCCCGTGGTCCCGGCATCCTGCTGGGGCTGGGCCTCGGCGGCTTCGTGGACGGCATCGTCCTGCACCAGATCCTCCAGTGGCACCACATGGTCAGCGACGTGGAGCCCGTCGACACCGTGGCCGGCCTGGAGGTCAACACGCTCGCCGACGGGTTCTTCCACCTGGGCACGTGGTTCCTGGTGGTGGGCGGCCTGGTCGCGCTGATCGCGACCTGGCGTCAGGGGCGGATGGCCCCGAGCTGGTCGTTCCAGCTCGGCCTGCTGGTGATGGGCTGGGGGATCTTCAACCTGGTCGAGGGGCTGGTCAACCACCAGCTGCTGGGCGTGCACCACGTGCGCGACGACCTGGGCGCGCCGCTCTCGTGGGACCTCGGGTTCCTGGCCTCCGGAGTGCTGCTCACGGCCCTCGGCTGGCTCTGGCACCGACGCGGTGCGGCCGCCCTGGAGAAGACCCGGGACACGTCACCGGAAATCTGA